A genomic segment from Tuwongella immobilis encodes:
- a CDS encoding FAD-dependent oxidoreductase, producing the protein MNRREWLQTAAVSAPGLLGAASLGCQRATPTLFADPIGQLANGNERKADVVIIGGGLGGIAAALAVLRRGATVILTEPSDWIGGQLTAQAVPPDEHRWIESFGCTRSYRQLREGIRSAYRQSTTRPLKPALRAKRELNPGNGWVSRLCHEPKVALAVLEGMLAPYREKGQLQLLLNWEATGCDLGIDRIRAVQGIDLPSGKTTTLLGSVFLDATEQGDLLPLAKAEFVTGFESRKQTGEPRAPLQAQPTNLQGFTVCFALEYCPGEDHTIDKPAEYDFWRNHVPKTNPPYLGKLLSWEHPNLPNRRYGFDPTSARTPEGPNLWTYRRILDANQFQPGTLKGDVSIINWPQNDYFLGALHAVPENEAEMHLARARQLSLCVAYWLQTEAPRSDGKAGWKGLKLAGEYTGTRDGLAKMPYIRESRRIQAEFTIVEQQIRKELRRPFAKDGMLSAEHFADSVGIGHYAMDLHPSTFGNPNSYVEACPFQIPLGALIPIRLENLLAAGKNLGVTHLTNGCYRLHPVEWNIGEAAGAVAVASLKAKVPPRQIRKQLARLDEFQGDLRKDGFELEWPDSARLQPAEPAKPAAGG; encoded by the coding sequence ATGAATCGACGCGAATGGTTGCAAACTGCTGCCGTCTCGGCACCGGGGTTGTTGGGGGCCGCATCCCTCGGCTGCCAACGGGCCACGCCGACGCTGTTTGCCGACCCGATTGGTCAACTGGCGAACGGCAACGAACGCAAGGCGGATGTGGTCATCATCGGCGGCGGGTTGGGGGGCATCGCCGCCGCGCTTGCGGTCTTGCGACGCGGAGCCACCGTCATCCTGACCGAACCAAGCGACTGGATTGGTGGCCAACTGACCGCGCAGGCGGTTCCGCCGGATGAACATCGCTGGATCGAATCGTTCGGTTGCACCCGCAGTTATCGGCAATTGCGCGAGGGCATCCGCAGCGCGTATCGGCAATCGACCACTCGCCCGCTCAAGCCCGCTTTGCGTGCGAAAAGGGAACTCAATCCCGGCAATGGCTGGGTGTCGCGGCTGTGTCACGAGCCGAAAGTCGCTCTCGCCGTCCTGGAGGGGATGCTCGCCCCGTATCGGGAAAAAGGCCAACTGCAACTGTTGCTCAATTGGGAAGCGACGGGCTGCGATTTGGGGATTGATCGCATTCGCGCCGTGCAAGGCATCGATCTTCCCAGCGGCAAAACGACGACGCTCTTGGGCAGTGTGTTCCTGGATGCCACTGAACAGGGCGATCTGCTGCCGTTGGCGAAAGCGGAATTTGTAACGGGGTTTGAATCGCGAAAACAGACCGGCGAACCGCGTGCCCCGCTTCAGGCGCAACCGACGAATCTGCAAGGGTTTACCGTTTGCTTTGCGCTGGAATACTGCCCCGGTGAAGATCACACCATCGACAAGCCCGCCGAATACGATTTCTGGCGGAATCATGTGCCCAAGACCAATCCGCCGTATTTGGGCAAATTGCTGAGTTGGGAGCATCCGAATCTGCCGAATCGCCGCTACGGATTCGACCCGACCAGCGCCCGCACGCCCGAAGGCCCGAATCTGTGGACGTATCGCCGAATTCTCGATGCCAATCAGTTCCAGCCGGGCACGCTGAAAGGCGATGTCAGTATCATCAATTGGCCACAGAATGATTATTTTCTGGGGGCGTTGCACGCGGTGCCGGAAAACGAAGCGGAGATGCACCTGGCGCGGGCCCGGCAACTGAGTCTCTGCGTCGCCTATTGGCTGCAAACCGAGGCGCCCCGGTCGGATGGCAAAGCCGGCTGGAAAGGGCTGAAACTGGCGGGAGAATACACCGGCACTCGAGATGGGCTGGCGAAGATGCCGTACATTCGGGAATCGCGTCGGATTCAAGCGGAATTTACGATTGTCGAGCAGCAAATTCGCAAGGAACTGCGTCGCCCATTCGCCAAAGATGGGATGCTGAGCGCGGAGCATTTTGCGGATAGCGTTGGCATCGGCCATTATGCCATGGATCTGCACCCCAGCACGTTCGGCAATCCCAATAGCTATGTGGAGGCGTGCCCGTTCCAGATTCCGCTGGGGGCGTTGATTCCGATTCGCCTGGAGAATCTACTCGCCGCCGGCAAGAATCTCGGTGTCACCCACCTGACCAATGGCTGCTATCGGTTACATCCAGTGGAATGGAATATCGGCGAGGCAGCCGGAGCGGTGGCGGTGGCCAGTCTCAAGGCCAAGGTGCCCCCTCGGCAGATTCGCAAGCAGTTGGCCAGGCTCGATGAATTTCAAGGGGATCTCCGCAAAGACGGATTCGAGCTGGAGTGGCCGGATTCCGCCCGACTGCAACCGGCCGAACCCGCGAAACCCGCCGCCGGTGGATGA
- a CDS encoding NAD-dependent epimerase/dehydratase family protein has translation MECVITGAAGFIGSHLGAALLRQGHRVVGIDCFTSYYARQIKEANLQSLRKHRWFQWMPLDLTSDPLDEALAGADWVFHLAAMPGLVRSWTHFDEYQHHNVIGTQRLLEALKRVPRIPKLIHASTSSVYGRYALGDESLPLLPSSPYGITKLAAENLVRVYREEFGVPGVVLRFFSVYGPGQRPDMGYHQFIQALMRHEPIRVSGDGHQVRGNTFVSDCVAATIAAAERAQDGDVLNIGGGEMVSVWKVIEVLERITHRKALIQSIPARHGDQRYTGADIRRAQRQLGWEPSVPLEEGLAQQVAWQREQNSRLAA, from the coding sequence ATGGAGTGCGTCATCACAGGTGCGGCGGGATTTATCGGGTCTCATCTGGGTGCGGCATTGCTGCGGCAGGGCCATCGAGTCGTTGGGATTGACTGCTTCACATCGTATTATGCTCGTCAAATCAAAGAAGCCAATCTGCAATCGTTGCGGAAGCATCGCTGGTTCCAATGGATGCCGTTGGATTTGACCTCGGACCCGTTGGATGAGGCATTGGCCGGCGCGGATTGGGTCTTTCATCTCGCGGCGATGCCGGGATTGGTCCGCAGTTGGACGCATTTTGACGAATATCAACACCACAATGTGATTGGCACGCAGCGTCTCTTGGAGGCGTTGAAGCGCGTGCCGCGGATTCCGAAATTGATCCATGCATCAACATCCTCGGTGTATGGCCGGTACGCCTTGGGGGATGAGTCGCTGCCGTTGTTGCCCAGTTCGCCGTATGGAATCACCAAGTTGGCGGCGGAGAATCTGGTGCGCGTCTATCGGGAAGAATTCGGCGTGCCGGGCGTGGTGCTGCGGTTTTTCTCCGTGTATGGGCCAGGTCAGCGGCCTGATATGGGGTACCACCAATTCATTCAGGCGTTGATGCGGCATGAACCGATTCGCGTCAGTGGCGATGGGCATCAGGTTCGTGGCAACACTTTTGTCAGCGATTGTGTCGCGGCGACGATTGCGGCGGCGGAGCGTGCCCAAGATGGGGATGTGCTCAATATCGGTGGCGGCGAGATGGTTTCGGTGTGGAAGGTCATTGAGGTGCTGGAGCGGATCACGCATCGCAAAGCGTTGATTCAATCGATTCCGGCACGCCACGGCGATCAACGCTATACCGGCGCGGATATTCGCCGGGCCCAGCGACAATTGGGTTGGGAACCGAGCGTGCCATTGGAAGAGGGATTGGCCCAACAGGTGGCCTGGCAGCGCGAACAGAATTCCCGATTGGCAGCGTAA
- the cmk gene encoding (d)CMP kinase — MTEMIVTIDGPSGSGKSTAARTLATRLGLEYLDTGAMYRAVAWSLHRAKIDPADEAAVAQHLSHFHLEMHGNSVCINEEPIPDSELRSPENSLASSAAARFPHIRRFLISLQQQIAKGRRMICEGRDQGTVVFPKAQVKIFLTASPEARAERRWQELKQKGNPIGFEQVLANQIDRDTRDSSQNDGRLIPAENAIVLDTTGMPLEAVLDRISQEIQRCLHG; from the coding sequence ATGACTGAGATGATTGTGACCATTGATGGGCCGTCTGGCTCGGGGAAAAGCACCGCCGCCCGCACGCTGGCGACTCGGCTGGGGCTGGAATATCTCGACACGGGTGCCATGTACCGGGCCGTGGCATGGTCGCTGCATCGGGCCAAAATCGACCCCGCCGATGAGGCCGCTGTTGCCCAGCATCTCAGCCATTTTCACCTGGAAATGCACGGGAATTCCGTCTGCATTAACGAGGAACCCATCCCCGATTCGGAATTGCGCTCCCCGGAAAATAGCCTCGCCAGCAGCGCCGCCGCCCGATTCCCGCATATCCGTCGCTTTCTGATTTCGCTTCAACAGCAAATCGCCAAAGGCCGCCGCATGATCTGCGAAGGCCGCGACCAGGGGACCGTCGTATTCCCCAAGGCACAGGTGAAAATTTTCCTCACCGCCTCCCCGGAAGCGCGGGCCGAACGCCGCTGGCAGGAACTGAAGCAGAAGGGCAACCCCATCGGCTTCGAGCAAGTGCTGGCCAATCAAATCGATCGGGATACCCGCGATTCCAGCCAGAATGACGGTCGGCTGATTCCCGCAGAAAATGCCATTGTGCTGGACACGACCGGCATGCCGCTGGAAGCCGTCCTGGATCGCATTTCGCAGGAGATCCAGCGATGCTTGCATGGGTAA
- a CDS encoding glycosyltransferase family 2 protein, which produces MNAPRVTVATATRNYGKYLEATIESVRRQTFTDWEMVIVDDGSNDSTAMLLMRLAAQEPRLRVVTANGLGISRAKSLGFQLARGQWIACLDGDDVWHPTKLEQQLALADADPELGVIYTGREWIDPQGNLIGTPECPPAPSEMLPTLFQTNPVCYSSAMLRRDVMEHIGLFDPRLELAVDYDLWLRIARHYRFGCVPEPLVQYRTGHGNVSRRVVDRLTINQSNQRQFLDRLGWRNLIPARILRQSWYHSYEALGYLFRGVHLGESMRWYGKALATGRGTVTVFRGILGAIFRWCKRQMIRSPQRAHEPTLAAENLPENR; this is translated from the coding sequence ATGAACGCCCCACGGGTCACTGTCGCTACCGCGACTCGCAACTACGGCAAATACCTCGAGGCCACCATTGAATCGGTGCGTCGTCAGACGTTCACCGATTGGGAAATGGTGATTGTCGATGATGGCTCGAACGATTCAACGGCCATGCTGCTGATGCGCTTGGCCGCCCAGGAGCCGCGCTTGCGAGTCGTCACCGCCAACGGGTTGGGCATCAGCCGCGCCAAAAGCCTGGGCTTTCAATTGGCACGCGGCCAATGGATCGCCTGCCTGGATGGCGACGATGTTTGGCACCCCACCAAACTGGAACAGCAACTCGCCTTGGCCGATGCCGATCCCGAACTCGGTGTCATCTACACCGGGCGGGAGTGGATCGACCCGCAGGGCAACCTCATCGGCACTCCGGAATGCCCCCCCGCACCCAGCGAAATGCTCCCGACTCTGTTCCAGACCAATCCCGTCTGCTACTCCTCCGCGATGCTGCGACGAGATGTCATGGAGCATATCGGATTGTTCGATCCACGATTGGAATTGGCCGTCGATTACGACTTATGGCTGCGAATCGCCCGCCATTATCGCTTCGGGTGCGTGCCTGAGCCACTGGTGCAGTATCGCACTGGGCATGGCAATGTCTCGCGGCGGGTGGTCGATCGACTGACGATCAACCAATCGAATCAGCGGCAATTTCTGGATCGACTCGGTTGGCGCAACCTCATTCCAGCTCGAATCTTGCGGCAATCGTGGTATCACAGCTACGAGGCACTGGGCTACCTGTTTCGCGGGGTGCATCTGGGCGAATCGATGCGCTGGTACGGCAAAGCGCTAGCCACCGGACGCGGAACCGTGACCGTGTTCCGAGGCATTCTCGGGGCGATCTTCCGCTGGTGCAAACGCCAGATGATTCGCTCGCCGCAACGCGCCCACGAACCGACCTTGGCGGCAGAAAATCTTCCAGAAAATCGATAA
- a CDS encoding VOC family protein encodes MFAAPPMVNLLVLRSPDIHRAARFYRALGLLFTTERHGDGPEHYSSSVNGFVFELYPLAAGRSPTTGTRIGFSVDSVDELVPSVQALGAEVVAEPHDSEWGRRAVVRDLDGHTVELVTPPGRDAKPGDGLCRR; translated from the coding sequence GTGTTCGCAGCCCCACCGATGGTGAACCTGCTCGTGCTGCGGTCGCCCGACATCCACCGGGCTGCCCGGTTCTACCGCGCGCTGGGCCTGCTGTTCACCACGGAGCGGCACGGGGACGGCCCGGAGCATTACTCGTCGAGCGTCAACGGGTTCGTGTTCGAGCTGTACCCGCTCGCAGCGGGCCGATCACCGACGACCGGCACGCGGATCGGCTTCAGCGTGGATTCTGTGGACGAGTTGGTGCCATCGGTACAAGCGCTCGGCGCCGAGGTGGTCGCTGAGCCGCATGACTCGGAGTGGGGCCGTCGGGCCGTGGTCCGCGACCTCGACGGGCACACAGTCGAGCTGGTCACCCCGCCCGGCCGAGACGCCAAACCAGGCGATGGCCTGTGCCGCAGATAG
- a CDS encoding toxin-antitoxin system YwqK family antitoxin has product MNQVPDELLDYDEDLGVYTFNGEPFTGLAFQSGPGGWIRSDEEYRDGLPWGVSRTWHSSTQLASESRTVGGVWHGPRREWHPTGQLALEEELEFGIALRRRRWDESGAIVEDFLLLETDPNYETLLMFRKHNPRYRWTEP; this is encoded by the coding sequence ATGAACCAGGTGCCTGATGAATTGCTGGATTATGACGAGGATCTCGGTGTTTATACATTCAATGGAGAACCGTTTACCGGGCTGGCGTTCCAATCAGGGCCAGGCGGTTGGATTCGGAGTGATGAAGAATATCGCGATGGTCTTCCATGGGGTGTCAGCAGAACGTGGCACTCATCTACACAACTCGCTTCGGAGAGTCGGACCGTAGGCGGGGTTTGGCACGGTCCCCGTCGTGAGTGGCATCCCACGGGTCAGCTTGCTCTGGAAGAAGAGTTGGAGTTTGGGATCGCTCTGCGCCGCCGCCGGTGGGATGAATCGGGTGCGATCGTTGAAGATTTCTTGCTGTTGGAGACGGATCCGAACTACGAAACCCTATTGATGTTCCGCAAGCACAATCCACGTTATCGCTGGACGGAACCTTAA
- a CDS encoding phenylacetate--CoA ligase family protein: MLTLLNRHVFSPLIARKNGSRVFEFLRILEASQFDSPEVVRHRQWRKLKQIIRHAYDTVPFYRNRFDAMDLHPDDLRDFSDLDAIPILTKSDIRNYNSELISTHYNRDTLRVKTTSGSTGVPLAIRIDEPSMQWKSACTIRSDQWSGWRFGERVAKVWGNPEYLHEGWKGKIRNRLIERAIYLDTLGITDERMHRFCQDLKKWPPSLLFGHAHSLYLLACYAHKHKIDWIRPKGMISTAMLLHDYQRATIEKVFGTKVTNRYGCEETSLIASECPEHDGLHFNMDSIYPQIAVDPAASATNGAPTGKLLLTDLTNQAMPLIRYQVGDVVVAKESPCGCGRGLQMIQRIEGREADYVLTPTGKLISGISLTENFAMLIRGAAQVQLVQESLTLLRVRLVTSDEFNDQSVRDIHELVRTTFGPAMRHEIERLDAIPQEPSGKYRFCISKVATDHLRAMSA, translated from the coding sequence ATGCTGACTCTGTTGAATCGACACGTTTTCAGCCCGCTGATCGCCCGCAAGAATGGCAGTCGGGTGTTTGAATTTTTGCGCATTTTGGAAGCCAGTCAGTTCGACTCGCCGGAAGTCGTGCGTCATCGTCAATGGCGGAAGCTCAAACAGATCATCCGGCATGCCTATGACACGGTGCCGTTTTATCGCAACCGTTTTGATGCCATGGATTTGCATCCGGATGATTTGCGCGACTTCTCGGATCTGGATGCCATCCCGATTCTCACCAAGTCGGACATTCGCAACTACAATTCCGAACTCATTTCCACGCATTACAACCGCGACACGCTGCGGGTGAAAACGACGAGCGGCTCCACCGGCGTTCCGCTGGCCATTCGCATTGATGAACCAAGCATGCAATGGAAATCCGCCTGCACGATTCGCTCGGATCAGTGGAGTGGCTGGCGATTTGGCGAGCGGGTGGCGAAAGTCTGGGGCAACCCGGAATATCTGCACGAAGGCTGGAAGGGCAAGATTCGCAATCGGCTCATTGAACGGGCCATTTACCTGGATACGCTGGGCATTACCGATGAGCGAATGCACCGATTCTGCCAGGATTTGAAGAAGTGGCCCCCATCGCTGCTGTTTGGCCACGCGCATTCGCTGTACCTGCTCGCCTGCTACGCGCACAAGCACAAAATCGATTGGATTCGCCCCAAGGGGATGATTTCCACGGCGATGCTGCTGCACGATTATCAGCGTGCGACCATCGAAAAAGTCTTTGGCACGAAAGTGACCAATCGCTACGGATGCGAAGAAACCAGCCTGATTGCCAGCGAATGTCCGGAGCATGACGGGCTGCATTTCAACATGGATTCGATTTATCCGCAGATTGCGGTCGATCCCGCCGCGTCGGCCACCAACGGGGCACCCACCGGCAAGCTGCTGCTCACCGATCTCACGAATCAGGCCATGCCGCTGATTCGCTACCAGGTCGGCGATGTCGTCGTCGCCAAGGAATCGCCCTGCGGGTGTGGTCGCGGCTTGCAGATGATCCAACGCATTGAAGGGCGGGAAGCCGATTATGTGCTCACGCCCACCGGCAAACTGATTTCCGGCATTTCGCTGACCGAAAACTTCGCCATGCTCATTCGCGGGGCGGCCCAGGTGCAACTGGTGCAAGAATCGCTCACCCTGCTCCGCGTGCGGCTGGTGACCAGCGACGAATTCAACGATCAAAGCGTGCGGGATATTCACGAATTGGTCCGCACGACGTTTGGCCCGGCGATGCGGCACGAAATCGAACGGCTCGATGCGATTCCCCAAGAGCCATCCGGGAAATATCGATTCTGTATCTCGAAGGTCGCCACGGATCACCTCCGCGCGATGTCCGCATGA
- a CDS encoding ECF-type sigma factor has protein sequence MEPSPSVTTWIGQLRAGDLEAAQPLWERYFRRLLGLARQQLTGTDRRAADEEDVALSAFHSFCQAVKDDRFPRLDDRQDLWQILVMLTARKAHQERRRQWTLKRGGIDADEGKRVAPPESDFAIEELIGSEPDPAWITLMAEQCEFLMQSLPDDELRRIARLRFEGYTVDEIAQKLGIRPRSIERKLALIRGYWNDAIS, from the coding sequence ATGGAACCCTCTCCGTCAGTCACAACCTGGATTGGCCAACTCCGGGCCGGCGACCTGGAAGCCGCGCAACCCCTTTGGGAACGCTACTTTCGGCGCTTACTGGGATTGGCCCGGCAGCAACTCACCGGCACCGATCGCCGGGCCGCCGACGAGGAAGACGTTGCCCTTTCGGCATTCCACAGCTTTTGCCAAGCCGTGAAGGACGATCGCTTCCCGCGATTGGACGATCGGCAGGATCTTTGGCAAATCCTGGTCATGCTCACCGCCCGCAAAGCCCACCAGGAACGCCGCCGCCAGTGGACTCTGAAACGCGGCGGGATCGACGCCGACGAGGGAAAACGCGTCGCTCCGCCGGAATCCGATTTCGCCATTGAAGAACTCATCGGCAGCGAGCCCGACCCCGCGTGGATCACGCTCATGGCCGAACAATGCGAGTTTCTCATGCAATCCCTGCCCGATGACGAATTGCGACGCATCGCCCGATTGCGATTCGAGGGTTACACCGTTGACGAAATCGCTCAAAAACTCGGCATCCGCCCGCGCAGCATCGAACGGAAATTGGCCCTGATTCGTGGTTATTGGAATGACGCCATTTCTTGA
- a CDS encoding WD40 repeat domain-containing serine/threonine protein kinase — translation MNHPGFEPFERLPLATRQAIDAVCSRFESALIHGETPDLPHDLAHFPADARTVLLTELIHLEWEYRHRRGESVDWASYRDRLPDDAALLSQLQDGLQQSSILMPPSTHRNTEPQSQTVTLLRDREPTLTGPDRSPLPTIPGYEIEGELGRGGMAVVYRAREIALKRPVAIKTILDTRQTGSLHRFRSEAEMAAGLQHPQIVHVFGFGEVDGQPYLVLELLEGGSLADRLRRETLPAISAAQTVAMLARAMAHAHDRQVIHRDLKPSNVLFDHAGNLKIVDFGLAKAANSDHNLTLTGMILGTPCYMAPEQANSEDAKIGPAADIYALGAILYECLTGRPPFKGATVNETLRQVMTDEPPSLRLFDAKIPRDLESICLKCLEKDIGRRYSSASDLAADLDRFIDGRPILAKPIGPAIRTTRWIKRHPAMAMLLLLMILTPAAIATGVGLLLYSQESERGRQLAVESRDRLAQAADATQRALAATESARADLADADYLSRVGLAYRDWLQDRTVAATDRLMGCPPDVRGWEWSMVHRIVRNVPWPWSQHDRDVWTVSATPDGNRLVSADHAGRLVVWGTRERVIRKQEFQQPIWAIAVSPNGKTLAIALRDRGVLLQDLETGTQIQRLKCPNQIVNALAFSPDGTRLATAGGTTGRNIVSTNVEEAPNSFAVRVWDCDTGTVRQTLMGHTDTVFALAFRADGAKLLTGQHGLAIGWELASGRKTEYAVPDQWVRAVQFGRPGSVLVASLDSRVEMFEESTGNRIGFLPHPAGVQAMIPLPGGRLATGSKDHSIRIWDLQSLQEISRFRGHTGDVTCLTRAGEQVLVSGSLDRSIRPWNLAFQQEAVTTQSFSRPQSLQIDHAGKTLYLGNSGGGLHIYRIFGRQLLHRIPVSDGYISAISVRGDDAEVAVADTHGVISICDPITGQRLRQFPSGFPVVSALTYLPRGDRLISAHPGNGLAIWNAATGERIGTLPGRSQLALAFDGSILATIDGDEVIWVNPHTGEIAQRYRPAAAPEVLAISPDGRRVAIVDRNRVVSVVDRLALTEPPIQDRSFAGTVLLPRFTADGRRVVLSGDDGIIRVMDARTGREALMLLTNGLNVLAFDLSISGQSLVAALGDGSLRWWSSSMSPPKILPAPGAEGLAMVGDTLIARCSDGTKQAWTLPNGTPCEVPPGELEMLPMLERNRPHLRIDLLIDRVRIVPLTAPPPAFAR, via the coding sequence ATGAATCATCCCGGATTTGAACCATTCGAGCGGCTCCCACTCGCCACCCGTCAGGCGATCGATGCGGTGTGCAGCCGCTTCGAATCGGCCCTCATCCACGGCGAAACTCCCGACTTGCCCCACGATTTGGCCCACTTCCCCGCCGATGCCCGGACGGTGCTGCTGACCGAACTCATCCATTTGGAGTGGGAATATCGTCACCGGCGCGGCGAATCCGTCGATTGGGCCAGCTATCGGGATCGACTGCCGGACGATGCCGCGCTGCTCTCGCAACTGCAAGACGGCCTGCAACAGTCGTCGATTCTCATGCCCCCCAGCACGCATCGCAATACCGAGCCGCAATCGCAAACGGTGACCCTGCTTCGAGATCGGGAACCAACTCTCACCGGGCCGGATCGCTCCCCTCTGCCGACAATTCCGGGATACGAAATCGAAGGCGAACTCGGTCGCGGTGGGATGGCGGTGGTTTACCGGGCGCGAGAAATCGCACTGAAGCGGCCCGTCGCCATCAAAACGATTCTCGATACGCGGCAGACCGGCTCGCTGCATCGCTTTCGCTCCGAGGCGGAAATGGCCGCTGGGCTGCAACATCCGCAGATTGTGCATGTCTTTGGCTTTGGCGAAGTCGATGGCCAGCCGTACTTGGTGCTGGAATTGCTCGAAGGGGGTTCGCTGGCGGATCGCCTCCGACGGGAGACGCTGCCGGCGATTTCCGCCGCCCAAACCGTGGCGATGTTGGCCCGCGCGATGGCACACGCCCACGACCGACAGGTGATTCACCGCGATTTGAAGCCCAGCAATGTGCTGTTTGATCATGCGGGCAATCTGAAAATTGTCGATTTCGGGCTGGCGAAAGCGGCCAACAGCGATCACAACTTGACGCTCACGGGCATGATTTTGGGCACGCCCTGCTACATGGCCCCGGAACAGGCCAATTCCGAAGATGCGAAAATCGGCCCGGCCGCTGATATCTACGCACTCGGGGCGATTCTCTACGAATGCCTCACCGGTCGCCCGCCGTTCAAAGGCGCGACCGTGAATGAGACCCTGCGACAAGTGATGACCGATGAGCCGCCATCGCTGCGACTTTTTGATGCCAAAATCCCCCGCGATCTGGAATCGATCTGCCTGAAGTGCCTTGAGAAAGACATAGGCCGCCGCTATAGCAGCGCATCCGACTTAGCTGCCGACTTGGATCGATTTATCGATGGTCGCCCGATTTTGGCGAAACCCATCGGCCCGGCCATTCGGACCACACGCTGGATCAAGCGGCACCCGGCCATGGCGATGCTGCTGCTCCTGATGATTCTCACGCCCGCGGCGATTGCCACCGGCGTAGGGTTGTTGCTGTATTCGCAAGAATCCGAACGGGGTCGGCAGTTGGCCGTGGAATCCCGCGATCGCTTGGCCCAAGCTGCCGATGCGACCCAGCGCGCACTCGCCGCCACCGAATCCGCCCGCGCCGATCTCGCCGATGCCGATTATCTCTCGCGGGTCGGGTTGGCCTACCGCGATTGGTTGCAGGATCGCACCGTCGCGGCCACCGATCGACTCATGGGCTGCCCGCCGGATGTTCGCGGTTGGGAATGGTCAATGGTGCATCGGATTGTCCGCAATGTCCCCTGGCCGTGGAGCCAGCACGACCGCGACGTCTGGACCGTGTCCGCGACGCCCGATGGCAACCGCCTCGTCAGCGCCGATCATGCCGGGAGATTGGTCGTCTGGGGCACGCGGGAACGGGTGATCCGCAAGCAAGAATTCCAACAGCCAATCTGGGCGATTGCGGTCAGCCCCAACGGAAAAACCCTCGCCATTGCCCTGCGGGATCGCGGCGTGCTGCTTCAGGATCTCGAGACCGGCACCCAAATCCAGCGGTTGAAATGCCCCAATCAGATCGTCAACGCGCTCGCATTCAGTCCCGATGGCACCCGCTTGGCTACCGCCGGCGGAACCACTGGCCGCAATATCGTCTCCACAAACGTGGAGGAAGCCCCGAATTCGTTCGCCGTTCGCGTCTGGGATTGCGACACCGGCACCGTGCGGCAAACCCTGATGGGGCATACGGATACGGTCTTTGCGCTGGCATTTCGTGCCGATGGTGCCAAACTGCTGACCGGCCAGCACGGATTGGCGATTGGTTGGGAGTTGGCATCGGGGCGGAAAACCGAGTATGCCGTGCCGGATCAGTGGGTTCGGGCGGTGCAGTTTGGTCGGCCCGGAAGCGTGCTGGTGGCATCGCTCGATTCCCGTGTCGAAATGTTCGAGGAATCCACGGGCAACCGCATCGGATTTCTGCCGCATCCCGCCGGGGTGCAAGCGATGATTCCGCTTCCCGGCGGGCGATTGGCCACCGGCAGCAAAGATCATTCCATTCGCATCTGGGATCTGCAATCGCTGCAGGAAATCAGCCGATTTCGCGGGCATACCGGCGATGTCACCTGTTTGACCCGGGCGGGTGAGCAAGTGCTGGTCAGCGGCAGTTTGGATCGCAGCATTCGCCCGTGGAATTTGGCGTTTCAGCAAGAAGCGGTCACGACGCAATCGTTCTCCCGGCCTCAAAGTTTGCAGATCGATCATGCCGGAAAGACGCTCTATCTGGGCAACAGCGGCGGCGGGCTGCACATCTACCGCATCTTCGGCCGCCAACTCCTGCATCGGATTCCCGTGAGTGACGGCTACATTAGCGCCATCAGCGTGCGCGGCGACGATGCCGAGGTGGCCGTTGCCGACACCCATGGCGTCATCAGCATTTGCGACCCGATCACCGGGCAGCGGTTGCGGCAATTTCCCAGCGGATTCCCGGTGGTTTCCGCGCTGACGTACCTGCCACGCGGAGATCGACTCATCAGCGCTCACCCGGGCAACGGGCTGGCGATTTGGAATGCCGCAACCGGCGAGCGCATCGGCACCCTGCCCGGCCGCAGTCAACTGGCGCTGGCGTTCGATGGCTCGATTCTGGCCACCATCGATGGCGATGAGGTGATTTGGGTGAATCCGCACACCGGCGAGATTGCGCAGCGCTACCGCCCCGCCGCCGCGCCGGAGGTGCTGGCGATTTCGCCCGATGGCCGCCGCGTGGCGATTGTCGATCGCAACCGGGTGGTATCGGTGGTCGATCGCCTGGCGCTGACGGAGCCGCCAATTCAAGATCGCTCGTTCGCGGGAACGGTGCTGCTGCCACGCTTCACAGCAGATGGGCGGCGGGTGGTGCTCAGCGGCGATGATGGCATCATTCGCGTGATGGACGCTCGCACCGGCCGCGAGGCATTGATGCTACTGACCAACGGTCTGAATGTGCTGGCGTTCGATCTATCGATTTCCGGACAATCACTCGTCGCGGCATTGGGCGATGGCAGCCTACGCTGGTGGTCCTCATCGATGTCGCCGCCGAAAATCCTCCCCGCGCCGGGTGCGGAAGGTCTTGCCATGGTGGGAGATACGCTGATTGCTCGCTGCTCCGACGGCACGAAACAAGCCTGGACGTTGCCCAACGGCACACCCTGCGAGGTGCCCCCAGGCGAGCTGGAAATGCTCCCGATGCTCGAGCGAAATCGCCCCCATCTCCGCATCGATTTGCTGATCGACCGCGTGCGAATTGTCCCGCTCACCGCCCCCCCGCCAGCATTTGCACGATAG